TACAAATTAAATAAACTTGCCGCAAAGAAAATAAAGTATAATAATGAACAGTGTATATTTTGTCAGCAAATATTTTTCATTAAGCAAAAACATAGGTTTATTCGTCTTAAAGGGAAAGGCTGTTGTCAACAAATAAAAAATATAAATATTCGGAAAATCTCTACAAATTCAACATTAAAATTCATTTCTACCATTTAAAAAATTAATAAACAGATTGACCATTCACTGCTGAATCTCAAATTGTCAATAGTCAATTTTTACTTTGCAAAGTGAATCGTGGATGCGCAAACTTCCATTAGAAAACTGATCTCTACAATATATAATTACTCATAACCTCTCAACCGGAAACCCGAACCCAAAAATTCACAAGCGAAGCGGATTCACCATTCACTATTCACCATCCACGAACCCCTTCACCTCTCCTATTCTCAAACTCTCCCACCCAAATCCTCAACTCTCAATTAAAAGTCGTATTTTTGCAGATTCAAACAGCGAAGCAAACTTATGGAACTTATTCACAGAAACTTGGCAATCGGAATTCACGATGCCTTACAGGAGACATTTTTTGAGAAAAACAAATATGCAGATAAAGTTATTGAAAGACTTTTGAAAGCAAACAGAAAATGGGGAAGCCAGGACAGAGCCGTTGTTTCTGAAATTTTTTACAATATCATCCGTTGGAAAAAACGCCTTGAATACTATATGGGTGAAGGGGTGAAACCCAACAATATCTACAAACTGATCATTGCATATTTACTTTGGAGTAAAACCAATTATAAAAAATTTGAAGAATTTGACGGAATCAAAATTGCCGACATTCTTACCAAGCTTAAAAAGAATACAGTTCCTACAAAAGCAATAGAACATTCTATCCCTGAATGGCTTGCTGAAACACTTGAAAAAGAACTTGGAGCCAAATGGGAAAGAGAAATGACTGCTTTGAATGAGCAGGCACCTACCGTTTTAAGAGCAAATTCTTTAAGAACAACAACAAGGGAACTTATTTCTGACCTTTCTGATGAGGGTGTTGTTGCTTTCCCTATTAAAAATTATCCTGATGCTGTTCAATTAGAAGAGAAGAAAAACGTTTTTCTTACAACAGCTTTTAAAGAAGGATTATTTGAAGTTCAGGATGCTTCTTCTCAAAAGATCGGTTATTTCCTTGATGTACAGGAAGGACAAAGAGTAGTAGATGCGTGTGCAGGTGCAGGAGGAAAAACACTTCACTTAGCAGCGTTAATGAAAAACAAAGGTCAGATTGTTGCCCTGGATATTTTCGAGTGGAAACTTGCTGAATTGAAGCGTCGCGCCAAAAGAGCTGGAGCTCATAATATTGAAACCCGTATGATTGCTGACAATAAAGTAATCAAACGTCTTCATGAAAAGGCTGACAGACTTCTGATTGATGCACCATGTTCAGGTCTTGGAGTTTTGAAAAGAAACCCAGACAGTAAGTGGAAAATTGATCAGGACTTTATTGACAGAATTAAAAAGGAACAACAGCAAATCCTTCAGGACTATTCTAAAATGCTTAAAAAAGGAGGAAAAATGGTATACGCTACCTGTTCTATCCTTCCTTCTGAAAACAATCTGCAGGTAGATGAATTCATCAAAAATAATCCTGGATTCAGAATGATTAAAGATGAAAAAGTAATGCCTAGCGAAGGCTATGACGGATTCTATATGGCTTTGATTGAGAGAGTTTCTTAATCTAAATCCAACGACAATACATTAAACTACTCTATTTTCTGGAGTAGTTTTTTTGTTCACAATATTTCTAAAAAAAATGTAACATTTTTTGTAACATTTAAAGCATATTGTCTACTAACTGTATAGATTAAACCGTTTTGATGCTGTGGAAACTTTAGAATAACTTTGCAGCAAACTCATTTTATTTATGCACACAAGAATTGTTTTCAATTTTCTCGCTGTTTTTTTATACTGTCTGTTTTCTGCACAGACCTATGAAATTCAATATACCAGTTCATATAACGGAAAAACTACTGCTGATCAACCCTCCACCATTATTTGGGTTAATGAGAAAGAAAATTACATTCTCAACAGTACTATCAAAGAGCAAAAAAGCAGCTTCCCTTATGAAATCACTAAGGTAGAAAAGCCTTCAAATACAATTATTTCATATGCTTTTTTAAAACCTGAATCCATTATTTCAACATCGGATGCTGAGTCTGTAGGGAAACAGGATTTTGAACTTACCAATGAAACCAAAAAGATTTTAGGATATAACTGTAAAAAAGCAGTTACCAAGGTCAATTCAAACACCATTGAAGTCTGGTACACTAATGATTTGAAGCTAAAAGGCGGGCCTTCTGTTTTAGGACAGAATTTAGGATTGGTTCTGGAAGTCGAAAGAAATAAAAATTCCTTAATTACGGCCGGTTCGATCAAAAAAATTAAGAATACGGGAATTGAAAATATTCTAAAAGGAAACATACAGACAACAGATCAGTTGGGGTATAAAGATTTGCTTTGGAAAAGCAGATTTACTACGCTGAATATTTTTGAAAATGAAACCATTAATTTCTCTGATGCCTCAAAATCTGATGACCAGATAAAAAGATATGCCAACGGAACCATCATTCTTAAAAAAGTAAAATTCCCTGCGATTACAGAAGGAGAAAATATTTTTGTAGAACTGAAACAACAGTCGAACGGAGATGCCTATGACAGAACCGGAACTGTATTTTTCATTCCTCAGGATAAAGAAAAATCTTTTTTTGATGGATTGGAAAAAGGAGCCAAGACACTTCCTGTCTACGAAAATGGAAACGGAAAGCAATATTACGGAGTAACAACCACAGACAGTTATAGCCCTGCCATGGAAATGATGAGATTCTTTACCGCTTTTGGAATCCAGAAGTTTAATCATATTCAGCTTAAAGGAAAAAACTGGCAGACCATCAGCCCTTACCGACAAGATATCACAGAGCTAAAACCTGCATTATCAGGAAAAGAACTTTGGGTGGGTACATTTATTGGCAACTATGACAAAGGAGGACATAAAGTGAGTCTTGACATCACCATTCACAAAAGTGACCAGACAGTTAATAAAAACAATACAGCGATACCCTTATTCAATACTTTAAACATTATGGAAATGGCCGGACAGGACTACTCTACGATGTTCAATCAGGATAAAGGGCTTCTCGTTAATTTCACTTTAAATAAAGATTTAAAAAACGCTCAGCTAAGATATACCACTACCGGACACGGAGGTTGGGAAAATGGGGATGAATTTGTTCCTAAAGCCAATTCTATTTTTGTTGATGGAAATCTGATATTTTCATTCACCCCATGGAGAACAGACTGCGGTTCATACCGTTTGTACAATCCGGCTTCAGGAAATTTCCAGGACGGACTTTCTTCATCAGATCTCAGCAGATCAAACTGGTGCCCGGGAACGGTTACCAATCCTAACTTCATTCCTCTTGGAGACTTGAAAGCAGGAAAACATACAGTTCAGATAAAAATTCCTCAGGGAGCTTCCGAAGGCACAAGTTTCAGCTCATGGAATGTTTCGGGAACGTTACTTGGGGTACAATAAAAACAAAACCTTCTTGCATGAGAATTGCAAGAAGGTAAAAACACAAATGATGAAAAAAAATTATTTCGAGCCACAAAGTAAGGGTTAAAATTCATATAATTAATTACCATAGATTAATAAATATGTCATTTTTATTTTGTATGGAAAAACCATCAATTTTGGCTCAACGAAAAAAATTAATCAAAAACATGTTAATTTCAAGAAATAGTTAAAAATTTTAACTTTAAAATATTAATTGATTAAAAATTTTCGTTTTTAAATATTTTTCATTGTTATTTATAAACATCCCTTCTACTTTTGTTCCATAAATAATAAAAATCATGTGTGGAATTGTATGTTTATTTGATGCCCAACAGAAAACTGAAGTATTAAGACCTCAGGTTTTGGAAATGTCAAAAAAAATCCGTCACAGAGGACCGGATTGGAGTGGAGTTTTTCAGGACGAAAAAGTAATTTTTTCTCATGAAAGACTTGCCATTGTAGATCCTACTTCTGGAAAACAACCTTTATTTACAAAAGACGGAAAAGTAGTATTAGCTGTGAACGGTGAAATCTACAACCATAGAGAATTAAAAGAAGAATTTCCTGATTATGAGTTTCAGACTCAATCTGACTGCGAGGTAATCCTTGCACTTTACAGAAAGTACGGAAAAGATTTCGTTGAAAAACTGAACGGGATTTTCGCATTCGCATTATATGATACTGAAAACGACATCTACCTTATTGCCCGTGATCATATGGGAATCTGCCCTCTTTATCAAGGTTGGGATAAAAACGGAAACTATTATGTAGCTTCCGAATTGAAAGCCCTTGAAGGAGTATGTAAAAAAATCGAAACATTCTTACCGGGACATTTCGTTTACAGTCCGGACGGCGCTGAGCTTCAGCAATGGTATACAAGAGACTGGGACAGCTATGATCATGTGAAAGAAAACGAAACAGACATTGCAAAATTAAGAAAAGGTCTTGAGGATGCTGTTCACAGACAACTGATGAGTGATGTTCCTTATGGTGTACTTCTTTCCGGAGGTTTGGATTCATCAGTGATTTCAGCGATCACCGCAAAATTTGCCCGCCAGAGAATTGAAAGTGGTGATACACAGGAAGCCTG
Above is a genomic segment from Chryseobacterium viscerum containing:
- a CDS encoding RsmB/NOP family class I SAM-dependent RNA methyltransferase; translated protein: MELIHRNLAIGIHDALQETFFEKNKYADKVIERLLKANRKWGSQDRAVVSEIFYNIIRWKKRLEYYMGEGVKPNNIYKLIIAYLLWSKTNYKKFEEFDGIKIADILTKLKKNTVPTKAIEHSIPEWLAETLEKELGAKWEREMTALNEQAPTVLRANSLRTTTRELISDLSDEGVVAFPIKNYPDAVQLEEKKNVFLTTAFKEGLFEVQDASSQKIGYFLDVQEGQRVVDACAGAGGKTLHLAALMKNKGQIVALDIFEWKLAELKRRAKRAGAHNIETRMIADNKVIKRLHEKADRLLIDAPCSGLGVLKRNPDSKWKIDQDFIDRIKKEQQQILQDYSKMLKKGGKMVYATCSILPSENNLQVDEFIKNNPGFRMIKDEKVMPSEGYDGFYMALIERVS
- a CDS encoding GLPGLI family protein; amino-acid sequence: MHTRIVFNFLAVFLYCLFSAQTYEIQYTSSYNGKTTADQPSTIIWVNEKENYILNSTIKEQKSSFPYEITKVEKPSNTIISYAFLKPESIISTSDAESVGKQDFELTNETKKILGYNCKKAVTKVNSNTIEVWYTNDLKLKGGPSVLGQNLGLVLEVERNKNSLITAGSIKKIKNTGIENILKGNIQTTDQLGYKDLLWKSRFTTLNIFENETINFSDASKSDDQIKRYANGTIILKKVKFPAITEGENIFVELKQQSNGDAYDRTGTVFFIPQDKEKSFFDGLEKGAKTLPVYENGNGKQYYGVTTTDSYSPAMEMMRFFTAFGIQKFNHIQLKGKNWQTISPYRQDITELKPALSGKELWVGTFIGNYDKGGHKVSLDITIHKSDQTVNKNNTAIPLFNTLNIMEMAGQDYSTMFNQDKGLLVNFTLNKDLKNAQLRYTTTGHGGWENGDEFVPKANSIFVDGNLIFSFTPWRTDCGSYRLYNPASGNFQDGLSSSDLSRSNWCPGTVTNPNFIPLGDLKAGKHTVQIKIPQGASEGTSFSSWNVSGTLLGVQ